The window TTGCAGACCGATCATTTCGTCTGGAAAGAAGGAATGGAGCAATGGGCAAGCGTCGCCAGCGTGCCTGAACTGGGCACGGCCGCTCCAACGCGGCGGCCTCAAGAACCGACTGAGACGTCCCAAGCCGAACCCGCGGGTCAGCCGGTTGCTTTGGCCGGAGCGACCGCGGGCGGCGCTGAAGTTCCGATCTCCGCTGCAGCGCCGCAGCGCCAGGCCAAGCCGGCTTCCAGGGCGGCTGCAACCAAAGCGGCGATCGGGCGTCAGGCAATGCGAGTCAAAGAGCAGATGCGCGGGCCCTTTTCCCAGGCCACCGGCGGTTATCTGGGCGCCTTGAGGCAGATGCTCAAGCACCCCATCAAGCTGGCCTTCCTCACGTTTGCCTATCTCATTCTGTCATTGCTGGCTTTTGGCAGCATCCTGGGCATGTTGCTGTTTCCCGTCTTCGTCATGGGCTACATCATGAGCATCCGCAACATGGTGAGCGGCCATCCCACGGCGATGGCCGACTTCATTGCCTTCATGCGCCATGGATGGGACTGCTTGTGGCACCTGATCATGTTGCTGGCATCGTTCTTTGTGACGCTGGCGACGATCCTGGCCCCGGCCGCTATCGTGCTGGTCATCCTGTATGTGCTTTTCGGCACCGGCGGGGCGCTGATCTCCGAAGCCACCTCTCACAGCAGCCCCAGCGCCTCCGACGTCTCGCCTTCCCATAACTCGGCAGTTCCGGAAAGGAGGGTCTCCGGTTCGAGGCTCTTCAGCAGCGCCGCCGAAACGGCCGATGAAGCGATGATGCTTGTTCTGAGCCTGCTGGTGACGGTCGTGGTGGTCACTGTTATCGTCACGCCGCTGACGGCGGGACTGATCATGTTCTTCTTCCTGGCCATCGAGGTGGCCTCGCGGCCGCCAGGCGGGGCAGAGCGGTTTGCCCTGGTCTATGAAGGGTTGAAGAGGATGTTCTCGATGGCCAAGCGAAGCTGGAAGCAGTTGCTATGCTGCGGTTTGCTATCTTCGGCAGGATTCCTTGCCTGCATGGCCGTCCCAGGACTGATGTCCTATCTGCTGGCGAAGATGCATCTGTTTTCCCTGGCAGCATGGACGGTCGCGGTGCTGCTGCCGCTGCTGATGCTGAGCTTCCAGGTGCATTGGTACGTTTACGCAACCATCACCTGCACCAGGCTGCAGGACGAATTGGAGTAACCCAAGGGCTATAAGGAACCAACCATGAGCCAGACCTTCCGAGCCGACATGCAGATCATCAGTGATGAAGAATTGCACACCGCCCGCCACGTGCGGCAGAAACTGCTGCGCGACCCGTATCGGCCGACGTATCACTTCGTCTGCCCCGAGGGGCTGGCCATGCCGTTCGACCCAAACGGCAACGTCTTCTGGCGCGGGCGCCATCACATGGGCTACATCTACCAGGAACGCGGGGCACATTTCTGGGGCCACGTCTCCAGCACCGACCTGCTGCACTGGCGACACCACCAGCCGTGCCTGTTCCCCACCCTGGACAGCCCCGAGACCGGCATCTTCAGCG is drawn from Planctomycetaceae bacterium and contains these coding sequences:
- a CDS encoding DUF4339 domain-containing protein — its product is MAGKRGKCPKCLNVFSLPGEAAAPAPASTASVPAAPQADQWYYSAEGNEHGPVSMSELLSLIRRGQLQTDHFVWKEGMEQWASVASVPELGTAAPTRRPQEPTETSQAEPAGQPVALAGATAGGAEVPISAAAPQRQAKPASRAAATKAAIGRQAMRVKEQMRGPFSQATGGYLGALRQMLKHPIKLAFLTFAYLILSLLAFGSILGMLLFPVFVMGYIMSIRNMVSGHPTAMADFIAFMRHGWDCLWHLIMLLASFFVTLATILAPAAIVLVILYVLFGTGGALISEATSHSSPSASDVSPSHNSAVPERRVSGSRLFSSAAETADEAMMLVLSLLVTVVVVTVIVTPLTAGLIMFFFLAIEVASRPPGGAERFALVYEGLKRMFSMAKRSWKQLLCCGLLSSAGFLACMAVPGLMSYLLAKMHLFSLAAWTVAVLLPLLMLSFQVHWYVYATITCTRLQDELE